The Aspergillus luchuensis IFO 4308 DNA, chromosome 6, nearly complete sequence genome segment cCGAGcactctctttccctctaaTTACTGTGGACCATTTCCATGCAATGACCAAGATACATCGACTGAAATTGTAGTCTAATGCTGTGCCCTGACCTTTGTCTACTGACAATGGTCAATGACAGTATCTACCTGTCTTCTGGACGGCCCCGCAGCCGACTGTACCAAGTTTGCGATTTCTGCGCTGTCACATAGGGATGGGCAAGAGGGATGACTTTTTGGCTTTTACTCATCTTACTTGCACCCCGATACGTTTGAGGTAGTTTACAGCAGGTAATCCGAACCTCACTCAATTTCTCGGTGCTAGTCATGTCCGCCTCGAGGTTACTAAGACAACCTGAAGTCTTGTCCAGTGTCCTCCTCACTGCATTGTACCCATCGAGCTACCACTTGTACCCACTGAACAAAGTTACATACCATACCGTATGGAGTCCTCATTCCACCCCAAACCCCACTATGAAATAATATCGATGGGAAGTGGGAGTGAGTAAAAGTAGAAAGTCGAGCCTGCCATCCAGCTCCGGCATGGCTTTTGTGTGGTCAGTGAGGCAGGTCGCAGGAATACACCGTAGAAGCTCTGCTGGCCCATTATTATCCTTCTAGGGTCCTGCACTCAACCGCTGAAAGGTGAGCGAGGGGCGCCATCACCAAACAGGGATAGGAGCATTATCCGAGTGGGTTAACCCTAGCAGGGGGTATTTGATCATGAGAGTATCGACTGTGCGCTGTGTAAGAGAGGGGATGTATAATGTTCCCAAGATGTGACGACTAACTACGGTGTACTTTGTAGCCaacccaccaacaacaaaacgAATCATCATGATAACCATGATCCAAATCTGTCCAGATCACACCTTGAGTCGATAACTCACCAGGGGAAACATGTAGGATGCTGCCCAATGTTGTGCATATGAAGAgtaaattttctttttttctgctcgGATTATTTTCTCGGATATTGAGATCATTGTGTTTCTTTtcgattttattttattttattttttcatttttttcttctcacattttccattttccatttttgccttttccagTAGCAGTAATGGTGGGTGCAAAATGGAAAATGGAGAGTGGATAAGATTCTCCCTCACATCAACCCAAGACCTTAACAAACGGTCGATTTCAGCCAGTCGAAGGAGGCCCCCCGGCTGAACCGGGTTGACGGGTTGGAagtctacttactactgtaCGGCCCATGTGGGCTGCGGTGGGCTGGGCTACTGCTTTGTTTTGTTGTCTGTTCTTTTAGCTGTGTAGATAGTCTAGTCTGtataacttttttttatttattttatttaatttctattatattattattcatcaTTTTGCAGTTAGATCCATTTTTGTTTTGAATTTTGTtgcattttcattttcatttttgcTTATTTCCTTGAACTTTTTTTGTCTCTTTTCGAAATATGGGTCACCGAAGGAAAGGTGGACGTGTCCTAACCAGGTTCCGTTTAGCCCGGGCACGCCGTTAGTCAGAATGGGCAACGGGCACATCCATTGGCTGTCGGGGAATGAAGACAGTGGCATTATGGGCCCCGGTGCGTGTTCGAATCCGGGGACTGGCCTGTTCGCTTGTTTTCCCCCTCCGTCAGTCCCGCCGAGGGAGCCCCTCTTTCCCGCCTCCCACTTCCCTGTTGTCGCTGCGCCGCTCGTCGCCCAAATCGCCAACACCGCCGCTGGACACGACCGCCTCACTGTCGCGATCCAGCGATCGCCCGAATCGCCCATCGGCTTGTGCCCACGTCCTGGCGCGCTTCTCTCTACACCCACAccacttttccctctttgcgcagtctttccctttcccccccccctcgCTCCCTTCCTTTCGACCAGGCCTTTTTTTCCCAGACTCTCTCTCCCGCGACTCACAAACTactttctcctcatccattcaacatcccccccccctcctcttacccattctttttctcttcctttcctcctcctccctcttccctcttctctcaaacgtcttcctccttccttcttccccctcctcctctttctctctcctcttctttcctgggTCAGCATTCAACATcttgctctcttccttttttctcttttcttttccttttccctcttgttTGTCTTTCCCGTTCTGTCTTTCCCATTCTTTGGtacttcccctccccggCTTCTTTTTAAAGACTGCCTCCacacaatcaccaccaccactactacaacCACCCGCTATCACACTATTCTCCCCTCCTAGTCCGCCTGTGGCTGGACCCCCCTTCTCCCAATTCAACACTGCCCTCCAGTATTCCCCCACACAAGGAATGATCAGGCACCAAACCGAATTCCTGTCGTCTACCCGCCTACAGAACCGGTGTGAAATCACGAAAGGGACGATAGCGCAGTCTTCGATCTTGTCGCTGTTCTACTAGGATTCAGCCGTGGTTGTATATTCGCTGCAGTATTCTCAGCAATGGCTCCCACTGCACCTCCCCAGGCGACCAACTCGCCAGCCAAGAGGACATCAGCCCCAGAGAAGAAATACAAGTGCCAATTTTGTAATCGCGCCTTTAGCAGAAGCGAACATCGCAGCAGACACGAACGTTCGCGTAAGTAGAGTGGTCTCTTTTCTATATggtcttcttttcctgtgCGCGGGGCTAGGTGTACTGTCTTTGTGCAGACAGGCTAGTTACTGTGCTACGGCTCTGTTTCGCGTCGTTTAGTCTTAGGGCATAATACTAACCTTCGTTGCTTCATAGATACCAAGGAGAGGCCGTTCAAGTGTCTGAAGTGCCGGAGTACTTTCGTCCGTCGTGATTTACTCCTTCGTCATGACCGTACCGTTCACGCAAAGGACGGTGGGATACCGCTAGTTTCCGAGGGCCGGCGACGTGGTGGCGCGGGTGTTCAAAAGACTTCCCCCGCACCCGCCCCGTCCAAGCCCTCGATCACAATTGATCCTGCTACTCTCGAACAAATAGAGGCCAGCAGTGATGGTATGGTTGATCTTGAAACTGCAGCCATGTTGATGACAGATTTCCAACATAAGGCCGCAGCCGCCGCTACTGGTCAAGCCAATGAACGTGCTGAATCGGATCGCTCCTTTTCCCCTGGACGCGGTCCTTTACTAGAGCCTCCTGTGTCGTACATGTCGGGCAACGCGACCTTGCCGCAGATGCCTTGGGATACCTTGGTTTCCCCTGCGGACACGAAGCACACGATGGGATCGCCATACGTGTCTCAAGACAGTGGCTCGGAATCGCATACGCTGCCCTCGGTTATGGACCGACACGGCGCTGTGGGTGATGCGCTTGCTCCCTCGCTGCACTCCCTGGTGAACTCGCTGCCCATGTCTGGAAACTCGACGCCGAATGCGCTTTCGCCGTATCCCTCGATGACCGGTCCCGTCAGTCCAGTGAACTACCGCCGGTCGCCCGGTCCTAGCCAAGCCCTGACGCTGCCCAAGGCCCCGCAGATTGCCAACGAGATTGAGCGAAACATGGTTGTTGAACGTCTGCACAATGTGGATTCTCTCAATGTGCTCCCCGAGACCTTCCAGCTGCCTCCGACCGCATCTCTCAACAAGTATCTCTCCACGTACTTCAATCTGTACCACCCTCACCTGCCGTTCTTGCACCAAGAGTCTTTCAAGCCCACCGCTACTTCACCGCCATTGCTGCTCGCGGTCCTGTCTATTGGTGCTTTGTACACTTTTGAGCGACAGCATGCATTCATGCTCCACGTGGGGTCCAAGATGCTGGTCAACCAATTTTTGCAACATAAGGACAACTTTGACTCGCGCAAGTGCCCTCTTTGGGCCATGCAAAGCACCCTGCTGAACATGATTTTCGAGAGCTGGAGCGGTGATCCCAAGGGCCTCGAATGGACTTGTTCCATCAAGAGTCTTCTGGCCAACGTAAGCGCATTCCCTCTCTTTATTGTACTATTTGAATGATGCTAATAAATGTAGATGGTTGCCGGAAACCGCTATCAACTGAAGCTCCGGACCGAAGCGCGCGAGGGTGCTCAGCCGACCCGCGAGGAGTGGATCGAGGACGAGTCGTGTCGCCGGACGTACTACGCCGTTTACATTTTCTTCGGCATGCTCACGCTGACTTTCAACCACACCCCAGCGATGAGCTTCGACGAGTTTGACAACTTGGAGCTGCCTTCCTCGGAATCCATGTGGAACCTGGATGTGACGGACGATGAGGCATGGCGTCGCAGCTTGGCGTCCTCCACGCCGCTTACTGTTCGTGAAGCGCACGACTGCCTTTTCCAGGGCGAGCAGACGCGCTACAGTGCTTTCGCCACTCGCGTGCTGATCAATGCGCTCTTCCTGCAAGTTTGGAACCACAAGAGGAGCTTCGAGGCCCTCCAGGACGTGGTGACCGAATACAAGCTCCGCTTGGCGCTGGAGACATGGGAGAGTTCGCTTGAAGTGTGCGAGCCGGAAACGATCGTGGTGCCTCTCAGCACCCCTCAAAAGGGCCACCCCTTGATTTTCAACTCGATGGCCGTCTACCGCAACACCCGCGCTCGCCTGGAAGTTGACCTCAAGTCCATCCAGGAGGCTCTGCGCTACCACTCATCTTACGAGGTCGCTGCTGCAATGACGGTCGCTCGCGAGAAGGTCAAGCGGTCTCAGGAGATGAACAAGGTGATCCAGTCGTGCTTTGAGTGCATTGAGATCGCCGCTGTTCAGGGCATCAACTGGGTCGCCAAGACATCTGCAACCAACTGGAGCGTCGAGCATCCTCTCTGCGGCTTGGATTTGATGGTCATCCTCAGCCTCTGGCTCTATCGCCTGGAACATGACGAAGAGCCCGCATCGGAGGCTGAGATGGCCATCTACAATAAGGTGCGGAATCTGTTTGATGATGACGCCGTCGATGCTTTTGGAAAACTCAGCTCCACCGTGGCCCGTGTATGGGGTAACATCCTAGACGGCGTGGTAGTTTGGGGGTAAGTTTTTTCCTGCTATGCTTATGCTGTGATATTGTGTGCTAACTTGAAACAGAATTACGAAGCTCATGGGCGAGTCATTCAAACTTCATTCCCAGGCCTTGGTCGGCTACGAAGATTCGTTGCGCGTTGCCAAGGACCAACCTATTCACCCAATGCCGACAAAGACGCTTGCCAGCGTTGGCACCGCGTACTAGTGCGAGCAACATCTCCACTCGACGGATAGGTAGCTTGACTATGGTCATCTACATCTTCGACTAAGTTCATCTTCATTATCGTTACATTCATTCCTTACGCGGGCATTGGTTTACATCTGATTTGGGTCGCTGGTGGATTTCGGATTGGGTCGGGAACGGCGAGCAAGTGGCGGCAGGGTTCCCCAGGGAATGCCATGATCTGAACTGCCGCATTATGCTGCTTGCTGGCGTTCCCTGGCTCACAGTTAATTGCTTTATTGTTTTCTGCGACGTCTTTCATTGCGTTATGGTTTCGCAAGAGCTCACGGGAGTCCGGTGTGGTCATTTTCTTGTTTTTGTGGGTTGTTTTCCCAAGGCAACATCTCGACACCCGGCTGGTCCTGTGTGTTCGTCCTAGCACTCGGTGGAGTTGTTGTTTTCATTGCCTTCTTATACGCTCTTCTACGCCCTAATCATTAGTGCCTCCGTTCTACATGTGCGCATCAGCGTGTTTGGTCAATTGCCATGGGGTTTACCCTAGGCCATCTTTGATACCTTTGTCCGTTATATacattcttctgcttcaagTCATTCGTTCCACCTTTTGATCTATTACTTTGTTCGTGACCACTTAATGTATTGCGTTAAATCGTTTGATATGGTGATGTGTTTATGTGTCCCCGCCGTTGATGTTCTCCGCTCTGATTTGATCTGCTTTCAACTGCTTTGATTTTGGCctttttgatttgatttgttTAATTGCACATGCTTTGCTTGACCTTATCAGTAGTTCTCTGTACCATAGTAATTTGCGCAGAAAATATAACTTGTTGGCGGGGTCTTTGCAGTTACAGTATGGTAGAGTTGTAGAGTTGTTGAATTGGCTGAATGGCTGGACGTAGCTGGAGTTGGCTTTATCGACGAGGTGAAAGAGTGGGTCAACCAGCACGGTGGATCGGTGGGGGATCTGGTTCGCGGGTGCTTATCAGGTAAAGAAAGGAGGCCGACAATCGCGGGGAATGAGGTGAactgaaagaagatgaagaggaatgaaATCCATGGAAGTTGCAGAGACTGGAATTTGGGAGATCACTGGACCGGAGCAGGTGACTTGGTGCTTACCcctcttctttgcttctgcaGCAAGCAGTGATGCCCGTTCCTGATCCTACAAGTACAAGTACTCCATCCATAGTTAGCTTCCtgattctccttcctcttcccctcaccttatcactcactcactttACTATCGCCCAACTGAATCAATCATGGCCCTCCCTTCCAACGTCCACGTTTCgtcccatcccctcctccaagccaAGCTCTCACAGCTCCGGTCCGCATCCACCTCGACCCGCGAGACCCGCAGTCTGGTGCACGAGATAGCGACTATCTTGGGCGTGGAGGCATTTGCAGCAGGATggaaggtgaagaaagcAGGAATGGTAGGTTCACTCGTCAACCAAACAATCCccaatgtatgtatgtattagCTAATTTATCTGGACAGGATACCACCCCGTTAGGCACCGAATACGTCACTCACGACATTGATCCTTCCGACATTGCCTTGGTGCCTATTCTCCGGTCCGGATTGGGCATGATAGAGGGTATTCACCTGCCCCCATACTCTCTCACCGACCAATTCGGTCACCCAATACCTAATAATTTAcaaaactaataataatgggAATAAACAGCGAtgaacaacctcctccccacctccatcccTATCTACCACCTCGGTCTCTTCCGCGAACGTCTCACCCTCCAACCCGTCGAATACTACAACAACCTGCCCTTCCAGCCCGACAGTTCCAGCACTAACACCGCCGCCGCGGCCACGGCCATTCTCCTTGATCCGGTCATTGCAACGGGTGCTACCGCTGAAGCAGCGATTCAGTTACTTCGTGAATGGGGTGTGCAGAGAGTCGTCATGTTGAGTGTCTTGGGTTCGGAGGCGGGTGTGCTTCGCGCGGCGGGCACTTGGCCGGAGGGCGTCGAGGTGTGGACTGGGGCCGTGGATGCCAGGTGTGATGAGCGCGGGATGATTGTGCCGGGGTTGGGGGATATTGGGGATCGGTTGTTTGTCGCGATGGGGAAGTAGGTTGCAGTATGCAGTATGCAGTATGCagtatagtatactagtCTACTTACTATATGGTATGGCATGTAGTgaaagagatggagagatagATAGCTAGCAGCAGAATAGGTAGATGTGGGTAAATAGACATGATCACcacttgattgattgactacCGTCCCC includes the following:
- a CDS encoding C2H2-type zinc finger protein (COG:K;~EggNog:ENOG410PGSQ;~InterPro:IPR036236,IPR013087,IPR007219;~PFAM:PF04082;~go_function: GO:0003677 - DNA binding [Evidence IEA];~go_function: GO:0008270 - zinc ion binding [Evidence IEA];~go_process: GO:0006351 - transcription, DNA-templated [Evidence IEA]); this encodes MAPTAPPQATNSPAKRTSAPEKKYKCQFCNRAFSRSEHRSRHERSHTKERPFKCLKCRSTFVRRDLLLRHDRTVHAKDGGIPLVSEGRRRGGAGVQKTSPAPAPSKPSITIDPATLEQIEASSDGMVDLETAAMLMTDFQHKAAAAATGQANERAESDRSFSPGRGPLLEPPVSYMSGNATLPQMPWDTLVSPADTKHTMGSPYVSQDSGSESHTLPSVMDRHGAVGDALAPSLHSLVNSLPMSGNSTPNALSPYPSMTGPVSPVNYRRSPGPSQALTLPKAPQIANEIERNMVVERLHNVDSLNVLPETFQLPPTASLNKYLSTYFNLYHPHLPFLHQESFKPTATSPPLLLAVLSIGALYTFERQHAFMLHVGSKMLVNQFLQHKDNFDSRKCPLWAMQSTLLNMIFESWSGDPKGLEWTCSIKSLLANMVAGNRYQLKLRTEAREGAQPTREEWIEDESCRRTYYAVYIFFGMLTLTFNHTPAMSFDEFDNLELPSSESMWNLDVTDDEAWRRSLASSTPLTVREAHDCLFQGEQTRYSAFATRVLINALFLQVWNHKRSFEALQDVVTEYKLRLALETWESSLEVCEPETIVVPLSTPQKGHPLIFNSMAVYRNTRARLEVDLKSIQEALRYHSSYEVAAAMTVAREKVKRSQEMNKVIQSCFECIEIAAVQGINWVAKTSATNWSVEHPLCGLDLMVILSLWLYRLEHDEEPASEAEMAIYNKVRNLFDDDAVDAFGKLSSTVARVWGNILDGVVVWGITKLMGESFKLHSQALVGYEDSLRVAKDQPIHPMPTKTLASVGTAY
- a CDS encoding uracil phosphoribosyltransferase (COG:F;~EggNog:ENOG410PIZM;~InterPro:IPR029057,IPR000836;~PFAM:PF14681;~go_process: GO:0009116 - nucleoside metabolic process [Evidence IEA]): MALPSNVHVSSHPLLQAKLSQLRSASTSTRETRSLVHEIATILGVEAFAAGWKVKKAGMDTTPLGTEYVTHDIDPSDIALVPILRSGLGMIEAMNNLLPTSIPIYHLGLFRERLTLQPVEYYNNLPFQPDSSSTNTAAAATAILLDPVIATGATAEAAIQLLREWGVQRVVMLSVLGSEAGVLRAAGTWPEGVEVWTGAVDARCDERGMIVPGLGDIGDRLFVAMGK